The following proteins are co-located in the Imtechella halotolerans genome:
- a CDS encoding DMT family transporter has product MLSLIWGSSFILIKKALVGFTPLQVGALRIVVASFFLLTIGFRRIASIGRVDWKWIILSGFLGSFLPPFLFALAQSEIDSSIASILNSLTPLNTVVSGILMFGVLVTKRQLLGVFIGLFGTLILIFTSMQLNPSQNFWYSLFIVVASIGYAFNINILNRYLRHLPAVGIAVGNFVSVAFPALVLLFFSGFFDLKFSETHVQLSLLYVSLLAVFGTGIALILFNKLIQSASPVFASSVTYTMTVIAVLWGVMDGETLNFLQLLGGAIIILGVFLTHKKTPQ; this is encoded by the coding sequence GTGCTCTCTTTAATTTGGGGAAGTTCATTTATCCTAATAAAAAAGGCCTTAGTTGGTTTTACACCTCTTCAGGTTGGTGCATTACGGATTGTAGTAGCTTCCTTTTTTTTACTTACCATTGGATTTCGTCGTATTGCTTCTATCGGTAGGGTTGATTGGAAGTGGATCATTCTTTCAGGTTTTTTAGGATCATTTTTGCCACCTTTTTTATTTGCTTTGGCTCAATCAGAAATTGATAGTTCAATCGCGTCTATTCTTAACTCATTAACACCTCTAAATACAGTTGTTTCTGGGATTTTGATGTTTGGAGTGTTAGTTACAAAACGTCAATTACTAGGAGTTTTTATAGGATTATTTGGTACGCTTATTTTGATTTTTACAAGTATGCAGTTAAATCCTAGCCAAAATTTTTGGTATAGTTTATTTATTGTTGTTGCTTCTATTGGCTATGCATTTAATATTAACATTTTGAATAGGTATTTACGTCATCTTCCGGCGGTAGGTATTGCTGTTGGGAATTTTGTGAGTGTTGCATTTCCTGCTTTAGTGTTGTTGTTTTTTTCTGGTTTTTTTGATCTTAAATTCTCAGAAACACATGTACAGTTATCATTATTGTATGTTTCTCTTTTAGCTGTTTTTGGTACTGGAATAGCTTTGATCTTATTTAATAAATTAATACAGTCTGCGTCACCAGTTTTTGCATCTTCAGTGACCTATACTATGACTGTCATAGCAGTTTTATGGGGAGTTATGGATGGTGAGACCTTAAATTTTTTGCAGTTATTAGGAGGGGCAATTATTATTTTAGGAGTGTTTCTTACGCATAAAAAAACACCTCAATAG
- a CDS encoding heavy-metal-associated domain-containing protein, with the protein MNIKNLLIAIFTVILVSACQQKAPEVKTVGGSEDIMEQPNLAANYQKAEFTIEGMTCAMGCAATIQKNLSKIEGIKNAKVDFESKLAYVEYDQDKVNFDLITETVTKTGSGDIYSVTGLKKVNNSTQPISCDKDCCKSKTEAEKAECKEACCQNKEIAHKEGACEKDCKMPGCSHKA; encoded by the coding sequence ATGAACATCAAAAATTTATTGATAGCAATTTTCACTGTAATTTTAGTCAGTGCTTGTCAACAAAAAGCTCCAGAAGTAAAAACTGTAGGAGGTTCTGAAGACATCATGGAACAACCTAATTTAGCAGCTAACTACCAGAAAGCAGAATTTACCATAGAAGGTATGACCTGTGCTATGGGATGTGCGGCTACCATTCAAAAAAATCTATCTAAAATTGAAGGGATTAAAAATGCAAAAGTGGACTTCGAATCAAAACTTGCCTATGTGGAATATGACCAAGACAAAGTAAACTTTGATTTAATTACTGAAACTGTTACAAAAACAGGATCAGGTGATATTTATTCGGTTACTGGTTTAAAAAAAGTAAACAACTCAACCCAACCTATATCTTGTGATAAGGACTGCTGTAAAAGTAAGACAGAGGCTGAAAAAGCAGAGTGCAAAGAAGCATGCTGTCAGAATAAAGAAATAGCGCATAAAGAAGGAGCATGCGAAAAGGATTGTAAAATGCCAGGATGTAGTCATAAGGCATAA
- the gldD gene encoding gliding motility lipoprotein GldD has protein sequence MKNRSTLAMMVLALVLVSCGNDALPKPQAMLRLEYPKPEYSRVETNCSFTFEKNDLSKVRMDKNCDMRLEYPKMKATIYLTYKPVENNIDLLLGDAQRLTYEHVVKAANIVEQPFLNEDQGVYGMFYEVGGDAASQSQFYVTDSTKHFLTGAIYFRTKPNADSIQPAATYLKNDMRHIIESLRWN, from the coding sequence ATGAAAAATAGAAGTACACTTGCTATGATGGTTCTTGCATTGGTGCTTGTTTCATGTGGGAATGATGCATTGCCTAAACCACAAGCTATGCTTAGGTTGGAATATCCTAAACCGGAATACAGTCGTGTTGAAACTAATTGTAGTTTTACTTTTGAAAAGAACGATCTTAGTAAGGTTCGTATGGATAAAAATTGTGATATGCGCTTGGAGTATCCTAAAATGAAAGCAACAATATATTTAACGTATAAGCCAGTTGAAAATAACATCGATCTACTTTTGGGTGATGCTCAACGTTTGACTTATGAACATGTAGTAAAAGCGGCAAATATTGTTGAACAACCTTTTTTGAATGAAGATCAAGGTGTGTATGGTATGTTTTATGAAGTTGGGGGTGATGCAGCTTCGCAATCTCAATTTTATGTGACCGATAGTACAAAGCATTTTCTAACTGGCGCAATTTATTTTCGTACCAAACCAAATGCTGACTCTATTCAACCTGCGGCTACCTATTTAAAAAATGATATGCGACATATTATTGAAAGTTTGCGATGGAATTAA
- a CDS encoding gliding motility-associated protein GldE, which yields MDPEPSSLFDFFTSTDSVTVLKFITFFVLLICSALISAAEVALFSLSHSEVEAAEEAKSPSGRIIGRLLERPKKLQATLLVANNFVNIAVVLIYASLSTYVLPKIGYTIFGLWDVTFVLNVILVAFLILLFGEILPKIYANRNKIQLAYMMAKPIHFLNVIFSPLSMPMRSVNLFLHDKYGKQKSNISVGQLSHALDLTSEEDTTQEEQKILRGIVSFGNTDTRQVMRPRIDIFGLNEELDFSEVLEEIIRNGYSRVPVYKDNLDTVTGVIYVKDLLPHITKKTFDWVSLKREPFFVPENKKLDDLLKEFQEMKNHLAIVVDEYGGTSGLITLEDIIEEIVGDISDEFDDEDLIYSKIDDHTFVFEGKTALKDFYKIIETEDKDIFEEHKGESETIAGFLLEISGNFPKRGEVVIFEKYQFIVEALDKRRIKQIKVTLPHEK from the coding sequence TTGGATCCTGAGCCCTCGAGTTTATTTGACTTTTTTACTTCGACAGATAGTGTAACTGTCCTTAAATTTATTACTTTTTTTGTTTTATTAATTTGTTCTGCCCTTATCTCTGCAGCGGAAGTAGCCTTGTTTTCACTATCACATTCAGAGGTGGAAGCTGCAGAAGAAGCGAAATCACCATCTGGTAGAATAATTGGCCGTTTACTGGAACGCCCTAAGAAATTACAAGCAACCTTATTAGTGGCTAATAATTTTGTAAATATAGCAGTTGTTCTAATCTATGCTTCTTTGAGTACGTATGTTTTGCCTAAAATAGGGTATACTATTTTTGGTCTATGGGATGTAACTTTTGTTTTAAATGTCATATTAGTCGCATTTCTAATTCTACTTTTCGGTGAAATATTACCTAAAATTTATGCGAACAGGAACAAGATACAATTGGCTTACATGATGGCTAAACCAATACATTTTTTGAATGTAATATTTTCCCCACTAAGCATGCCTATGCGAAGTGTGAATTTATTCTTGCATGACAAGTATGGTAAGCAAAAATCGAATATTTCAGTAGGTCAATTATCACATGCTCTTGATCTTACCTCTGAAGAGGATACAACCCAAGAGGAACAAAAGATATTGAGAGGAATAGTGTCTTTTGGCAATACGGATACTCGTCAAGTCATGCGCCCTCGTATTGATATATTTGGTCTTAATGAGGAACTTGATTTTTCGGAAGTTTTGGAGGAAATAATTAGGAATGGATATTCTCGTGTCCCAGTTTATAAGGACAATTTAGATACCGTTACTGGAGTTATTTATGTAAAGGATCTTCTACCTCATATTACAAAGAAGACATTTGATTGGGTGTCACTAAAGAGAGAGCCATTCTTTGTTCCAGAGAACAAGAAATTGGATGACTTGCTAAAAGAATTTCAAGAAATGAAGAATCATTTAGCTATTGTGGTGGATGAATATGGAGGTACATCTGGCTTGATAACTTTGGAAGATATTATAGAAGAAATAGTTGGAGATATTAGTGATGAATTTGATGATGAGGATTTAATTTATTCGAAAATCGATGATCATACCTTTGTATTTGAAGGAAAAACTGCACTTAAAGATTTTTATAAAATTATTGAAACTGAAGATAAAGACATATTTGAAGAGCATAAAGGTGAGTCAGAAACTATTGCAGGTTTTCTTCTTGAAATTTCTGGAAACTTTCCAAAAAGAGGAGAGGTTGTCATTTTTGAAAAATATCAGTTTATTGTAGAAGCTCTAGATAAGAGGAGAATAAAGCAAATAAAAGTAACTTTACCTCATGAAAAATAG
- a CDS encoding single-stranded DNA-binding protein: MSGTLNKVMLIGHLGDDVKMTYFEGGNCIGRFPLATNEVYTNRTTGERVTNTEWHTIVVRNKAAEICEKYLSKGDKVYVEGRLKTRQYQGEDGNTRYTTEIQVTDFTFLSTRKEAQQDTMASSQPIQQPPSGASQSRSTTTEISDEDDDLPF, translated from the coding sequence ATGAGTGGAACCTTAAATAAAGTAATGCTTATTGGGCATTTAGGAGACGATGTTAAAATGACCTATTTTGAAGGAGGTAATTGTATTGGTCGTTTTCCTTTAGCTACTAATGAGGTGTATACCAACAGAACTACCGGTGAGAGAGTCACCAATACTGAGTGGCATACTATTGTAGTGCGCAATAAGGCCGCTGAAATATGTGAAAAATACCTATCAAAAGGTGATAAGGTATATGTAGAAGGTAGGCTGAAAACTAGACAATACCAAGGTGAAGACGGGAATACCCGTTATACCACAGAAATACAAGTGACAGATTTTACGTTTTTATCAACACGAAAAGAAGCACAACAAGATACTATGGCGTCATCGCAACCAATTCAACAGCCTCCTTCAGGAGCATCTCAATCGAGATCGACTACGACAGAGATTTCTGATGAAGATGATGATTTGCCGTTCTAA
- the mutY gene encoding A/G-specific adenine glycosylase has translation MTFSKLLIYWYLQQKRDLPWRNTNNPYPIWLSEIMLQQTRVAQGLPYFERFMEAFPTVKDLADAPLEHVLKLWQGLGYYSRARNLHITAQKVAYEMEGVFPDTYIGLLELKGIGDYTASAIASICYNEPCPVVDGNVYRVLARYFGVDTPINTTAGVSCFKELATSVMEVKNIGIYNQAIMEFGAIQCKPQNPDCSTCVLNENCVALSTKKVSTLPVKLRKSKIKNRYFHYWVIKDLKGNTLLKQRLSKGIWQGLYEFPLYEVDGPVDMNHVLKEVQKEYPTVDRIYSFNDSPIIHKLSHQHLYTTFWVVPLQYELPEAISMQDINTYPVPVLIANFIDEILDY, from the coding sequence ATGACTTTTTCTAAGTTGCTAATATATTGGTATTTACAACAAAAAAGAGACCTTCCTTGGCGAAATACCAATAATCCGTACCCAATTTGGTTGTCTGAAATCATGCTTCAACAGACTCGTGTAGCGCAAGGTTTGCCTTATTTTGAACGTTTCATGGAAGCCTTTCCTACTGTTAAAGATTTGGCTGATGCTCCCCTGGAACATGTGTTGAAGCTTTGGCAAGGTTTAGGATACTATTCTCGTGCTAGAAATCTTCATATAACTGCTCAAAAAGTGGCGTATGAAATGGAGGGGGTATTTCCAGATACTTATATAGGTCTTCTCGAATTAAAAGGGATAGGAGATTATACGGCTAGTGCAATTGCGTCCATATGTTATAATGAACCTTGTCCTGTAGTTGATGGCAATGTGTATAGGGTTTTAGCACGTTATTTTGGTGTTGATACACCTATTAATACTACTGCAGGAGTTTCTTGTTTTAAAGAATTAGCAACCTCAGTGATGGAAGTTAAGAATATTGGTATCTATAATCAGGCAATAATGGAGTTTGGAGCAATCCAATGTAAACCTCAGAACCCAGATTGTTCTACTTGTGTTTTGAATGAAAATTGTGTTGCTTTATCGACTAAAAAGGTGTCAACCTTGCCTGTAAAGCTTCGAAAGAGTAAGATTAAAAATCGTTATTTTCATTATTGGGTAATAAAGGATTTGAAAGGGAATACGTTGTTAAAGCAACGCTTGTCAAAAGGGATATGGCAAGGGCTTTATGAGTTTCCTTTGTACGAAGTTGATGGTCCTGTAGATATGAACCATGTTTTAAAGGAAGTTCAGAAGGAATATCCTACAGTTGATAGGATATATTCTTTTAATGATTCTCCTATTATACATAAATTATCACATCAACATTTATATACAACTTTTTGGGTTGTACCTTTGCAGTACGAGTTGCCGGAAGCTATTTCAATGCAAGATATAAATACATATCCCGTACCTGTACTTATTGCAAATTTCATTGATGAAATTTTGGATTACTAA
- a CDS encoding HU family DNA-binding protein: MTKAEIVAKISEKLGMEKGDVQATVESFMDEVKNSLESGDNVYLRGFGSFIIKTRAEKTGRNISKNTTIKIPSHNIPAFKPAKVFVEGVKSNVEVK, translated from the coding sequence ATGACGAAAGCAGAAATTGTAGCAAAGATTTCAGAGAAATTAGGAATGGAAAAAGGTGATGTACAGGCAACTGTAGAATCATTCATGGATGAAGTAAAAAACTCTTTGGAAAGCGGAGACAACGTATATCTAAGAGGCTTTGGTAGCTTTATCATAAAGACCAGAGCTGAAAAAACAGGAAGAAACATTTCCAAAAACACTACCATCAAAATCCCTTCACACAACATTCCGGCATTTAAACCTGCCAAAGTATTTGTAGAAGGCGTTAAAAGTAACGTAGAAGTTAAATAA
- a CDS encoding Rne/Rng family ribonuclease, translated as MNKELIIRAGSSDVDFALLKDGKLIELHKEEDSSDFSVGDIMLAKIRKPVQGLNAAFVDVGYEKDAFLHYHDLGPKLPTLLKFIKRVSTGKLKDFTLKDFPFEPEIDKDGSIMDAVKANQSILVQIVKEPISTKGPRISSELSIAGRYLVLVPFSDRISISQKIESRDEKDRLKRLVQSIRPKGFGVIVRTVAEGKKVAELDKDLQNLVNRWTLMCKKIYKAEHPSKVLSEMNRAASILRDIFNDTFTGIHIDDETLYLQVKDYVHEIAPEKESIVKLYQSSIPIFEKFGIERQIKTSFGRTVSMSKGAYLVVEHTEALHVIDVNSGNRSNKAKTQEDTALEVNLIAATEIARQLRLRDMGGIIVVDFIDMNDVENRKTLFDHLRDEMKEDRAKHKILPPSKFGLIQITRQRVRPERNINTREENPNGTGEVDAPIVIIDKITSDLEKIIQNKQFTNGIILNAHPFIAAYLTKGFPSVRSKWFLEHKKWVKILPRDAYTYLEYRFKDKSGTLLQ; from the coding sequence GTGAATAAAGAGTTAATTATTAGAGCCGGTTCCTCTGACGTAGATTTTGCCTTATTAAAGGATGGAAAACTAATAGAATTACACAAAGAAGAAGATAGTAGCGATTTTTCTGTCGGCGACATTATGCTGGCAAAAATACGTAAACCCGTACAAGGGCTTAATGCTGCTTTTGTAGATGTAGGTTATGAAAAAGATGCTTTTTTGCATTACCATGACCTAGGTCCAAAACTTCCCACTTTGCTGAAATTCATTAAACGTGTAAGCACAGGTAAACTAAAAGATTTTACGTTAAAAGATTTCCCATTTGAGCCAGAAATAGATAAGGATGGTAGCATCATGGATGCGGTTAAAGCCAATCAATCTATTTTAGTACAAATCGTGAAAGAGCCTATTTCCACCAAAGGTCCCCGCATAAGCTCCGAGCTATCTATTGCAGGTCGCTATTTGGTGTTGGTCCCTTTTTCTGATCGTATTTCTATTTCACAAAAAATTGAGAGTAGAGATGAAAAAGACCGATTGAAAAGACTTGTACAGAGTATTAGACCCAAAGGGTTTGGTGTAATTGTACGCACGGTAGCCGAAGGCAAAAAAGTTGCTGAACTGGACAAAGATTTACAAAACCTTGTAAATCGATGGACACTCATGTGTAAAAAAATCTATAAAGCGGAGCATCCCTCAAAAGTATTAAGCGAAATGAATCGTGCAGCCTCTATTCTTAGAGACATCTTTAACGATACATTTACCGGAATACATATTGATGATGAAACACTTTATTTACAAGTAAAAGATTACGTGCATGAAATTGCACCTGAGAAAGAATCTATCGTAAAATTGTATCAATCTTCAATCCCCATTTTTGAAAAATTCGGAATTGAACGTCAAATAAAAACATCCTTTGGCCGTACAGTATCCATGAGTAAAGGAGCTTATCTAGTAGTAGAACATACAGAAGCCCTTCATGTCATAGATGTAAACAGTGGTAACCGCTCTAACAAAGCTAAAACCCAAGAAGATACAGCACTGGAAGTTAACCTCATCGCAGCCACCGAAATTGCTAGACAATTACGTCTTCGTGATATGGGTGGTATAATTGTAGTCGATTTTATCGATATGAATGATGTGGAAAACAGAAAAACCCTATTTGACCATCTTCGTGATGAAATGAAAGAGGATAGAGCCAAACACAAAATACTGCCTCCCAGCAAGTTTGGACTGATACAAATTACGAGACAACGCGTAAGACCGGAACGAAATATCAATACAAGGGAAGAAAACCCTAATGGCACAGGAGAAGTTGATGCTCCAATTGTAATTATTGATAAAATTACTTCCGATCTTGAAAAAATTATTCAAAACAAGCAATTCACCAACGGTATTATACTTAATGCCCATCCGTTTATTGCTGCATATCTTACAAAAGGATTTCCATCCGTGCGTTCCAAATGGTTTTTGGAACACAAAAAATGGGTTAAAATCTTACCAAGAGATGCTTACACGTACCTGGAATACCGCTTTAAAGACAAAAGCGGAACCTTATTACAATAA
- a CDS encoding regulatory protein RecX, producing the protein MNSKKIYTIEEATRKLEAYCAYQDRCHKEVISKLQSMQMIPLAIDTIVTYLIQNNFLNEERYAKSFARGKFNIKRWGRRRIVQELKQRDISKFNIETALKEIPEDEYLLTLHELAEKKLQLISDHNILKKKKKLADYLLYRGWETHLVYEKINELI; encoded by the coding sequence ATGAATTCCAAAAAAATATATACTATAGAAGAGGCCACTCGTAAACTGGAAGCCTATTGTGCCTACCAAGATCGTTGCCATAAGGAGGTTATAAGCAAGTTGCAATCCATGCAAATGATTCCATTAGCTATTGACACCATTGTGACTTACTTAATACAAAACAATTTTTTGAATGAGGAACGTTATGCCAAAAGTTTCGCAAGAGGCAAATTCAACATTAAAAGATGGGGGAGGCGCCGTATTGTTCAAGAATTAAAGCAGCGCGATATTTCAAAATTTAATATCGAAACAGCATTAAAGGAAATTCCCGAAGACGAATACCTTTTGACATTGCATGAACTTGCTGAGAAAAAGTTACAACTTATATCAGATCATAATATTCTTAAGAAAAAGAAAAAATTAGCAGACTACCTACTCTATCGTGGTTGGGAAACTCACTTGGTTTATGAAAAAATAAACGAACTTATTTGA
- a CDS encoding cupin-like domain-containing protein, whose product MLNLQEIPRVKTISKEDFVNQYLKPQKPVVVEQLTADWPAYEKWQLSYISEIAGQKIVPLYDDRPVDHKDGFNEPHAKMKMSEYISLLQREPTNYRIFLYNLMKEVPSLRNDFRWPEIGLRLVKQLPMLFFGGENSKVFMHFDIDYSNILHFHFHGMKQCVLFAPDQTPYLYKVPHSLISREDIDFDNPDLDKWPALGKAKGYITHLNHGEMLYMPEGYWHYMKYLTPGFSMSLRAFPRRLSNLVKAAYNVFVMRHFDNFMRKRKGQIWIDEKNERAVMDTHKRLGIVK is encoded by the coding sequence ATGCTAAACCTACAGGAAATTCCCCGTGTAAAAACGATTAGCAAAGAAGACTTTGTCAATCAATACCTTAAACCTCAAAAACCAGTAGTAGTAGAACAACTTACAGCTGATTGGCCTGCTTATGAAAAATGGCAGTTAAGTTATATCAGTGAAATAGCTGGACAAAAGATTGTGCCTTTGTATGATGATCGTCCTGTAGATCACAAGGATGGTTTTAATGAGCCTCATGCCAAAATGAAGATGAGTGAGTATATTTCTTTGCTACAAAGAGAGCCTACTAATTATAGAATTTTCCTATATAATTTAATGAAGGAGGTGCCTTCATTACGTAACGATTTTAGATGGCCAGAGATCGGATTGCGTCTAGTTAAGCAATTACCTATGCTTTTTTTTGGTGGGGAAAATAGTAAGGTATTTATGCATTTTGATATAGATTATTCAAATATTTTACACTTTCATTTTCATGGAATGAAACAGTGTGTTCTTTTTGCGCCGGATCAAACACCATACCTTTATAAGGTGCCTCATTCCTTAATTTCTAGAGAAGATATTGATTTTGACAATCCTGATTTGGATAAATGGCCGGCTTTAGGAAAGGCAAAGGGGTATATAACCCATCTTAATCATGGAGAAATGCTATACATGCCTGAGGGATATTGGCATTATATGAAATACCTTACTCCTGGATTTTCGATGAGCTTACGTGCATTCCCAAGAAGGTTATCAAATTTAGTCAAAGCGGCATACAATGTTTTCGTAATGCGACATTTTGATAATTTTATGCGTAAACGAAAGGGCCAAATTTGGATAGATGAAAAAAATGAACGAGCTGTAATGGATACTCATAAGCGATTGGGTATTGTCAAATAA
- a CDS encoding TonB-dependent receptor plug domain-containing protein encodes MKYPVVLFIALLMAMQVSFTQEVVKQELEEVTVTAGRIDLPFSKNSRTIKIISSEEIKKSGANNLADLLQQITGVDIRRRGTGGAQADLYIRGGSFDQTLLLIDGIKVDDAQTGHHTLNLALPVEVIERVEIVKGAAARVYGQNAFTGAINIVTKDVIENHLTLGIEGGSYGQKNASVTVSSELSTSSHLVNYSRSLSDGYRYNTDYDNQQYFVKSIFNKTGLPVEMIATYTDRKFGSNGFYASPAAIDQYEETQASLLGISTMIQEENLMIKPQVYWRRNQDEYVYLRHNPSAYRNLHISNKVGVELNASFTSSIGVTGFGVDLASVYLSSNNLGNRERFMTTVFLEHQFKLSDGKLDITPGVAINYFSDFKFHAFPGIDLGYQLAERWRAYGNIGYTYRIPTYTDLYYTSPNTIGNDGLEPEEAISEEIGIKYLSSKIQFSLALFNRDAAKLIDYVKENETDPWRAENVRNVNSRGLEANIAYGYRIDNHMQKIAFGYTFLKDDVKNLDISYSQYSVNSLKHHLTANYTSQFVKNVTQTLVYKYAERTSGDSYAVVDANVTVSLRNLEVYAVANNIFNTAYTETNMVPMPKGNMLFGLRFFFR; translated from the coding sequence ATGAAATATCCTGTAGTGCTTTTTATTGCCTTATTAATGGCTATGCAAGTTTCCTTTACTCAGGAAGTAGTAAAACAAGAATTGGAAGAAGTGACTGTTACAGCCGGTCGAATAGATCTGCCATTTTCCAAAAATTCCCGTACTATTAAAATTATTTCTTCGGAAGAAATAAAAAAAAGTGGGGCTAATAATTTAGCTGATTTGCTTCAACAGATAACTGGGGTGGATATAAGACGGAGAGGAACTGGTGGGGCTCAAGCTGATCTTTACATTCGTGGAGGAAGTTTTGATCAGACGCTTTTATTGATTGATGGGATTAAGGTAGATGATGCGCAAACAGGTCATCATACACTTAATTTAGCTTTACCTGTTGAGGTAATTGAAAGAGTCGAAATAGTTAAAGGAGCAGCAGCCAGGGTGTATGGACAGAATGCTTTTACAGGGGCCATTAATATTGTAACTAAAGATGTGATTGAAAATCATTTAACTCTAGGAATTGAAGGGGGTTCTTATGGGCAAAAGAATGCTTCTGTTACAGTAAGTAGCGAGTTGAGTACATCTTCGCACTTAGTAAATTATTCAAGAAGTCTTTCAGATGGATATCGTTATAATACCGATTATGATAATCAGCAATATTTTGTAAAGAGTATTTTTAATAAGACAGGTCTTCCTGTAGAAATGATTGCGACCTATACTGATCGTAAATTCGGATCTAATGGTTTTTATGCTTCCCCTGCTGCAATTGATCAATATGAGGAAACTCAAGCTAGCCTTCTAGGTATTTCAACCATGATTCAAGAAGAAAATTTGATGATTAAACCTCAAGTGTACTGGAGAAGGAATCAAGATGAATATGTGTATTTGCGTCATAATCCCTCAGCCTATAGAAATTTGCATATAAGTAATAAAGTGGGTGTAGAACTAAATGCCTCATTTACGTCGTCTATAGGGGTTACAGGATTTGGTGTCGATCTGGCTAGTGTATACTTGTCAAGCAATAATCTAGGTAATCGTGAGCGTTTTATGACAACCGTATTTTTGGAGCATCAATTTAAATTATCTGATGGGAAATTAGACATCACTCCTGGGGTTGCAATAAACTATTTTTCAGATTTTAAATTTCATGCCTTTCCAGGAATAGATTTAGGGTATCAATTGGCTGAAAGATGGCGAGCTTATGGGAATATCGGTTATACATATCGAATTCCTACCTATACAGATTTATATTATACTTCTCCTAATACTATTGGAAATGATGGCTTAGAACCTGAAGAAGCCATATCTGAGGAAATTGGCATTAAGTATCTTTCATCTAAAATTCAATTTTCATTGGCTTTATTTAATCGAGATGCAGCCAAATTAATTGATTATGTGAAAGAAAATGAAACAGATCCTTGGCGTGCTGAGAATGTTCGGAATGTCAATTCAAGAGGGTTGGAGGCAAATATTGCTTATGGATATCGAATTGATAATCATATGCAAAAGATTGCCTTTGGATATACTTTTTTGAAAGATGACGTGAAAAATTTAGATATTAGCTATTCTCAATATTCCGTCAATTCACTAAAACACCATTTAACAGCGAACTATACTTCTCAGTTTGTAAAGAATGTTACCCAGACTTTAGTTTATAAATATGCAGAACGTACTTCAGGTGACAGTTACGCTGTGGTGGATGCTAATGTAACGGTTTCCTTGCGGAATTTGGAAGTTTACGCTGTTGCAAATAATATTTTCAATACTGCTTATACTGAAACTAATATGGTGCCTATGCCTAAAGGTAATATGCTTTTCGGGCTACGTTTCTTTTTTAGATAA
- a CDS encoding LexA family protein: MTTHSSSKLTFFFPDYTDPIEIAYLDTGISAGFPSPTEDFTEQRLSLDKLLIKNKQSTFFARVSGQSMIDAGLNDNDLLVIDRSIPPSDNRIAVCFLDGEFTVKRLKVEKDGVWLQPANPKYHPIKINEENHFVIWGIVTNVIKRL, translated from the coding sequence ATGACAACCCATTCTTCTTCAAAACTAACCTTCTTTTTTCCTGACTACACCGACCCAATAGAAATTGCATACCTTGATACAGGTATTTCTGCCGGATTTCCTTCGCCCACAGAAGATTTTACAGAACAAAGACTTAGTCTGGACAAACTACTCATAAAGAACAAGCAATCTACATTCTTTGCCCGTGTGAGTGGCCAATCTATGATAGATGCAGGACTTAACGATAATGATTTACTAGTAATTGATCGAAGTATCCCCCCATCGGACAATAGAATAGCCGTCTGTTTTCTTGATGGAGAATTTACGGTTAAGCGATTAAAAGTGGAAAAAGATGGAGTTTGGCTACAACCAGCAAACCCTAAATACCATCCTATAAAAATAAACGAGGAGAATCACTTTGTAATTTGGGGTATTGTTACTAATGTTATAAAGCGCCTGTAG